In Halobacillus amylolyticus, the following proteins share a genomic window:
- a CDS encoding peptide ABC transporter substrate-binding protein, whose protein sequence is MKKTNWLLLVLALVLSMFLAACSGGGDSETGSEGGTDSGSEGEGTEEAAGDSEQVLNLYETAEIPTMDSSLATDAVAFQWLGSTKDGLYRLGENGEPEPGIAKSHEVSEDGLTWTFTLREDATWSNGDPVTANDFVFAWQRAVNPDTGSEYGPYMLGGVVKNATSIAAGETPVEELGVTAVDDYTLEVVLEKPVPYFESMTTFGTFLPMNQAFVEEQGENYALEADTMLANGPFIITEWNHGEGWTVEKNEDYWDAENVKLNQINVSVVKETSSAVNLYQTGEIDRTTLTSEFVDEYRSSDEFRIEEEPTLFYLKMNQENEILANVNARKAIQMVIDRQAMVDVILNNGSIPAGGDVPANFAKHPETGEDFREINGPLVEHDVEKAQELWATAKEELGIETAELGYLGGDTETAQNLDAYIKDQLEQLEGLTVNVESVPFQIRLERDANMEYDLQNSGWGPDYIDPNTFLNMWVTDGGNNKTGYSSEEYDALIEKANTELALDPVPRFETFLEAEKMLIQEDAVLAPLYQRALAQLWKPYVKNVFVQPMGPDYTYKYAYIEGK, encoded by the coding sequence ATGAAAAAGACAAATTGGTTATTGCTAGTACTTGCACTAGTACTTAGCATGTTCCTCGCTGCTTGTTCAGGAGGCGGAGATTCAGAAACTGGATCTGAAGGCGGCACTGACAGCGGTAGCGAAGGAGAAGGCACAGAAGAGGCCGCTGGTGACAGCGAGCAAGTACTTAATCTATATGAAACAGCTGAGATTCCTACAATGGATTCATCACTAGCTACAGATGCAGTAGCATTCCAATGGTTAGGATCCACTAAAGATGGTCTTTACCGTCTTGGCGAAAATGGAGAGCCAGAACCAGGGATTGCGAAAAGTCATGAAGTAAGTGAAGACGGACTTACTTGGACGTTTACTCTACGTGAAGATGCAACTTGGTCTAACGGAGATCCTGTTACTGCAAATGATTTCGTGTTTGCATGGCAGCGTGCCGTTAACCCTGACACGGGCTCTGAATACGGACCATATATGCTAGGCGGCGTCGTTAAAAATGCTACATCAATTGCTGCAGGCGAAACACCAGTTGAAGAACTAGGTGTAACAGCTGTAGATGACTATACTTTAGAAGTTGTTTTAGAAAAGCCTGTTCCATATTTCGAATCTATGACTACATTCGGTACATTCCTGCCAATGAACCAAGCATTCGTTGAAGAACAAGGTGAAAATTATGCCCTTGAAGCAGATACAATGCTTGCTAACGGTCCATTCATTATTACTGAATGGAATCACGGTGAAGGCTGGACAGTTGAAAAGAATGAAGATTATTGGGACGCAGAAAACGTTAAGCTTAACCAAATTAACGTAAGTGTTGTTAAAGAAACATCTTCTGCAGTCAACCTATACCAAACAGGAGAAATTGACCGTACTACTTTAACATCAGAATTTGTTGACGAGTACCGTTCTTCTGATGAATTCCGTATAGAAGAAGAACCAACATTGTTCTATCTTAAGATGAACCAGGAAAATGAAATCTTGGCTAACGTAAATGCACGTAAAGCCATTCAGATGGTTATTGACCGTCAAGCGATGGTAGACGTTATTCTTAATAACGGTTCTATCCCTGCCGGCGGTGACGTACCAGCTAACTTTGCTAAACACCCTGAAACTGGGGAAGACTTCCGTGAAATTAACGGACCACTTGTCGAACATGATGTGGAAAAAGCACAAGAACTTTGGGCGACAGCGAAAGAAGAGCTAGGTATCGAAACAGCTGAGCTTGGTTACCTTGGCGGTGACACAGAAACAGCACAAAATCTTGATGCTTACATTAAAGACCAGCTTGAACAGCTTGAAGGTCTAACCGTAAATGTTGAAAGTGTTCCATTCCAAATCCGTCTAGAGCGTGATGCGAATATGGAATATGATCTTCAAAACTCTGGTTGGGGTCCTGACTACATTGATCCGAATACATTCCTAAACATGTGGGTAACAGACGGTGGAAACAACAAGACTGGTTATTCAAGCGAAGAGTATGATGCTTTGATCGAAAAAGCTAATACTGAACTCGCACTTGATCCTGTTCCTCGTTTTGAAACATTCCTAGAAGCTGAGAAGATGCTGATTCAAGAAGATGCAGTACTTGCACCTCTTTATCAGCGTGCACTAGCACAGCTTTGGAAACCATATGTGAAGAACGTATTTGTTCAACCAATGGGTCCTGACTACACTTACAAATATGCTTATATCGAAGGTAAATAA
- the opp3b gene encoding oligopeptide ABC transporter permease, protein MARYILQRLVYMILTLFLIATLSFFLMKFLPGTPLSAADKLSEEQQQIVLEKYGLDEPVPVQYFNYMAGLAQGDMGLSFQFDNREVTDILMSRIGPSIQLGVQAMVVGTILGMLLGLVSALYHNGPLDYGSTFVAILGQSIPSFVFAGILQYFVGVKLGWFPVALWGTWQHTVLPTVALAIFPMAIAARFMRTEMLEVMGSDYITTARAKGVNKFGVVFKHGVRNALIPLITVLGPLAVGLMTGTLVIENIFAVPGIGEQFVKSVNTNDFPIIMGTTLLLAFMFIFIVFVIDLLYGVIDPRIRLAEGE, encoded by the coding sequence ATGGCACGTTATATACTTCAACGATTGGTATATATGATATTAACATTGTTTTTGATCGCAACATTATCTTTCTTCTTAATGAAATTTCTACCTGGTACACCCCTAAGTGCTGCGGATAAATTGTCGGAGGAACAGCAACAAATTGTTTTAGAAAAGTACGGATTGGATGAGCCGGTGCCTGTGCAGTATTTCAACTATATGGCTGGTTTAGCACAAGGGGACATGGGGCTTTCTTTTCAATTTGATAACCGTGAAGTTACAGATATTCTAATGAGCCGTATCGGGCCATCTATACAATTAGGGGTTCAAGCGATGGTTGTTGGTACAATTTTAGGCATGTTACTTGGACTGGTTTCAGCTCTTTATCATAACGGTCCACTCGACTATGGATCTACATTTGTAGCGATCCTTGGACAATCGATTCCTTCCTTTGTATTTGCGGGGATTTTACAGTATTTCGTTGGCGTAAAGTTAGGATGGTTCCCAGTTGCCCTCTGGGGAACGTGGCAGCATACGGTATTGCCGACAGTAGCTTTAGCTATTTTCCCAATGGCGATTGCAGCCCGCTTTATGCGAACAGAGATGCTTGAAGTTATGGGATCAGATTACATTACAACAGCAAGAGCTAAAGGTGTAAATAAATTCGGAGTTGTGTTTAAACATGGTGTACGTAACGCTTTAATCCCATTAATTACGGTTCTCGGTCCTCTCGCGGTCGGTTTAATGACAGGTACTCTTGTTATTGAGAACATCTTTGCTGTACCAGGCATTGGGGAGCAGTTTGTGAAGTCCGTAAACACGAACGACTTTCCAATCATAATGGGTACGACGTTATTATTAGCATTTATGTTTATCTTCATCGTATTTGTCATTGACCTATTATATGGTGTCATTGATCCTAGAATCCGACTGGCAGAAGGAGAGTAG
- a CDS encoding ABC transporter substrate-binding protein — protein MKRTNWLLLALALVLSIFLSACNGGGSETSSESSSDGEGSESSKQVLNLIDTAEIPSMDSSLTIDALASQWLGSTKDGLYRLGEGGEPEPGIAMEHEVSDDGLVWTFHLRDDATWSNGDPVTAHDFVFAWQRAVDPETGSEYGPYMMGA, from the coding sequence ATGAAAAGAACAAATTGGTTACTGTTAGCATTGGCACTAGTTCTTAGTATTTTCCTGTCCGCTTGTAACGGGGGAGGCTCTGAGACTAGTTCTGAAAGCAGCAGTGATGGAGAAGGTTCAGAATCTAGTAAGCAGGTATTAAATCTGATTGACACTGCAGAGATTCCGTCAATGGATTCATCTCTAACGATAGACGCCCTGGCATCCCAGTGGTTAGGATCAACAAAGGATGGACTATATCGCCTTGGAGAAGGCGGTGAGCCAGAACCTGGAATTGCGATGGAGCATGAGGTAAGTGATGACGGCTTAGTATGGACGTTTCATTTACGTGACGATGCTACATGGTCTAATGGAGACCCTGTTACGGCACATGACTTTGTTTTTGCCTGGCAGCGTGCGGTTGATCCAGAAACAGGATCTGAATACGGTCCCTATATGATGGGGGCGTGA
- a CDS encoding DUF3899 domain-containing protein, with protein sequence MAIVRSKWTIVILNFFLCILLFVFWAPAQDLLNFINLLFYIAYVYLFIGLILWVVRGGFFDGITYSMRRFTNRMSKNKDYLDEWEDRPLPSEMVHRSWSRFFMFQGVILCIGLAALLAVYYN encoded by the coding sequence ATGGCCATTGTCCGAAGCAAATGGACAATCGTTATCTTGAATTTTTTCCTATGTATTCTGCTCTTTGTATTTTGGGCGCCCGCCCAGGACCTCCTTAATTTCATTAATTTATTATTTTATATAGCTTATGTTTATTTATTTATTGGATTGATTTTATGGGTTGTTCGTGGTGGATTCTTCGATGGAATCACTTACAGCATGCGGAGGTTCACGAACCGTATGTCGAAGAATAAGGACTATCTCGATGAATGGGAGGATCGACCTCTACCTTCTGAGATGGTTCATCGTTCATGGTCTCGTTTCTTTATGTTCCAAGGGGTAATCTTATGTATCGGGTTGGCCGCTTTGCTAGCTGTTTATTACAATTAG
- a CDS encoding peptide ABC transporter substrate-binding protein produces the protein MIKNATAVSKGEVPVDKLGVKAVDDFTFEVTLEQPTPYFESMTTFGTFLPLNEKFVKEQGENYAMEADALLSNGPFIMTEWNHGEGWTVEKNEDYWDADAVKLDQINVSVVKETSAAVNLYQTGEVDRVNLSSEFVDEYRSSEEFKVEEEPTTFFLKMNQENEILANKNARKAIQMVIDRQAMVDVILNNGSIPAGGIVPGNFVKHPESGEDFREINGSLIETNVAKANELWAQAKEELGIEEAELGYLGGDTEVAQNLDAYVKDQLEQLEGLTVNVESVPFQIRLERDKNMDYDLQNYGWGPDYIDPNTFLNIWVTNQANNKTGYSSEKYDQLIEQAATELALKPVERFETFLEAEKLLIKEDAVLAPLYQRARAQLWKPYVKNVTANPMGPDYTYKYAFIEGKQ, from the coding sequence GTGATTAAAAACGCAACAGCTGTTTCAAAAGGGGAAGTCCCTGTTGATAAACTAGGGGTAAAGGCTGTCGATGATTTTACATTTGAAGTTACGTTAGAGCAGCCTACACCTTATTTCGAATCGATGACAACGTTCGGTACATTCTTGCCGCTCAACGAAAAATTCGTTAAAGAACAAGGTGAAAATTATGCGATGGAAGCAGATGCATTGCTTTCAAACGGACCTTTCATCATGACTGAGTGGAATCATGGGGAAGGCTGGACAGTAGAAAAAAATGAAGACTACTGGGATGCAGATGCGGTTAAACTAGATCAGATTAACGTAAGTGTTGTAAAAGAAACGTCAGCAGCCGTTAATTTATATCAAACAGGGGAAGTTGACCGGGTGAATCTATCCTCAGAATTCGTGGATGAATATCGATCCTCAGAAGAATTTAAGGTGGAAGAAGAACCGACAACATTTTTTCTTAAGATGAACCAGGAAAATGAAATACTGGCTAACAAAAATGCGCGTAAGGCGATTCAGATGGTGATCGACCGTCAGGCTATGGTAGACGTTATATTAAATAACGGATCCATCCCTGCTGGGGGCATTGTTCCAGGGAATTTCGTTAAACACCCTGAATCTGGAGAAGACTTCCGTGAAATCAACGGAAGCCTTATTGAAACAAATGTAGCAAAAGCAAATGAGCTGTGGGCTCAAGCAAAAGAAGAACTAGGCATTGAAGAAGCGGAGCTTGGATATCTAGGTGGCGACACAGAGGTTGCGCAAAACCTTGATGCTTATGTAAAAGACCAACTTGAACAACTGGAAGGATTAACAGTCAATGTAGAGAGCGTACCATTTCAAATTCGTCTAGAGAGAGATAAGAATATGGATTATGACCTGCAGAATTACGGTTGGGGCCCTGACTATATCGACCCGAACACATTTTTAAACATTTGGGTTACGAATCAGGCAAATAATAAAACAGGCTATTCAAGCGAAAAATATGATCAATTAATTGAACAAGCAGCTACAGAGCTTGCATTAAAGCCGGTTGAGCGCTTCGAGACATTTTTAGAAGCCGAGAAATTGCTCATTAAAGAAGATGCGGTGCTTGCACCCCTCTACCAACGAGCAAGGGCACAGCTTTGGAAACCGTACGTGAAAAATGTAACCGCAAACCCAATGGGTCCTGATTATACGTACAAATATGCATTTATTGAAGGTAAACAATGA